A DNA window from Rhineura floridana isolate rRhiFlo1 chromosome 11, rRhiFlo1.hap2, whole genome shotgun sequence contains the following coding sequences:
- the LOC133368052 gene encoding putative protein FAM10A4: MDLRRVKNLQALANAYSQDPGLVGEKQLAVLRAHVENILHTYTDASGRKADEEEFEVTNCDESDFEIDEDNETVEPDQDILQEMGDENVRLTSEMMDQADEKREEAFDAIDKGNLQRAIELFTGAIKLNPQSSVTYVNRASTFVKLKRPNAAIRDCKKASELNQKSAQPYKWQGKAHMLLGHWEEAAEDFTMACKLDHDEESHALLQVVQLKVQRIMEYRHKCEQKQELKEIQERLEKVRLALEEQDRMQREENPWDEMARAGRKHLRSFLTLLDPRVMMAFLDVVWNPENIYKYRKNNVIIKFTHKH, from the coding sequence ATGGACCTCAGGAGAGTGAAGAATCTTCAGGCCTTGGCCAATGCATATAGCCAAGATCCTGGGCTTGTGGGAGAAAAGCAGCTTGCTGTATTGCGGGCCCATGTGGAGAATATATTACACACTTACACAGATGCCTCGGGGAGAAAGGCAGATGAAGAGGAATTTGAAGTCACAAACTGTGATGAAAGTGATTTTGAAATTGACGAGGACAATGAGACTGTTGAACCAGACCAAGATATTCTGCAAGAAATGGGAGATGAAAATGTGAGACTTACCAGTGAGATGATGGATCAGGCTGACGAAAAGAGGGAAgaagcttttgatgccattgataAAGGTAACCTTCAAAGAGCCATTGAATTGTTTACAGGTGCCATCAAGTTGAACCCCCAGTCCAGTGTCACATATGTGAACCGAGCAAGCACCTTTGTAAAACTAAAGAGACCTAATGCTGCCATCAGAGACTGTAAGAAGGCATCTGAGCTCAACCAGAAATCTGCACAGCCATATAAGTGGCAAGGGAAGGCTCACATGCTCCTAGGGCATTGGGAGGAAGCTGCTGAAGACTTCACAATGGCTTGCAAACTTGATCATGATGAGGAAAGCCATGCTTTGCTTCAGGTGGTGCAACTTAAAGTTCAGAGAATCATGGAGTATCGCCACAAATGTGAGCAAAAGCAAGAGCTAAAGGAAATTCAAGAAAGGTTAGAAAAAGTCAGACTAGCCCTGGAGGAACAAGATAGAATGCAGAGAGAGGAGAATCCTTGGGATGAAATGGCTAGAGCAGGTCGGAAACATCTCAGATCTTTCCTTACCCTTTTAGATCCCAGGGTGATGATGGCATTCCTGGATGTGGTTTGGAATCCAGAAAACATCTACAAATACCGAAAGAACAATGTGATAATTAAGTTCACTCACAAACATTAA